TGCGCTTGATTCTTCCGGCCCCATCGACCTCCGCCGCATCGAACAGCTCTTTATTGATGCCCGCGAGTGCCGCCAGATAGAGAATCGTCCCCCAGCCTGCGCTTTGCCAGACACCGGTCAGCAGGTAAGTGATCAGCCAATAATTTTTGTCAGAGAGAAAAGGAATCGCATCCAGTCCCAGACTCGTTAACAGGTTGTTAATCATCCCGGACTGCTGGCCAAAGAGCTGATACACAATCCCGCCGATGATTACCCAGGAAATAAAATGCGGAATATACAGAATCGTCTGAGACAGCTTCTTGAACCAGACCACCTTCAGCTCAAACAGCATAATGGCAATAATCAAGGGGGCGGGAAAAGAAACGATCAGATCCAGAAAGTTCAGCATCAACGTGTTGCGTAAGGTTATATAAAAGTCCTGATTCGCAAATACCTCGCGGAATCCGTCAAGACCAATCCATTCACTGCCACCAATGCCTTTGAAAAAGTTGAAGTCCTTGAACGCAATCTGCACACCATACATTGGACCATATTTGAAAATAATAAAGAACAGGACGGGCAAGACCAGCAATGCGTACATCTGCCAATTTCTGCGAAAATAACGGGTGTATCCCACAACGATTCCTCCTCCACTGTGCCCCTGAGGCTGAAAGAGGAGCAGCCAAGACCGGCAGCCCTGCCGCTCCCCCTCCCTCACGGACCTCGAATTCAATTATTTCTGCTCGCTGTAGGCAGCCTTGCGTTCATCCAGAATGGCCTGTCCGCCGCTTGACATGTAGTCCTTCAGCATACTCTCATAGGTGACTTCGAATTCGCCAGGGGAGACCATTG
This genomic interval from Paenibacillus sp. FSL H8-0332 contains the following:
- a CDS encoding ABC transporter permease subunit, with amino-acid sequence MYALLVLPVLFFIIFKYGPMYGVQIAFKDFNFFKGIGGSEWIGLDGFREVFANQDFYITLRNTLMLNFLDLIVSFPAPLIIAIMLFELKVVWFKKLSQTILYIPHFISWVIIGGIVYQLFGQQSGMINNLLTSLGLDAIPFLSDKNYWLITYLLTGVWQSAGWGTILYLAALAGINKELFDAAEVDGAGRIKRILHITIPGIKPTIVTLLIINLGNMISIGFERPFVIGNLAVMEYSDVLSTFVYRIGLESGQYTLATVVGLFQAVVGLLFLLAANYISKKLTDESIL